The following proteins are encoded in a genomic region of Bradyrhizobium sp. SK17:
- a CDS encoding LysR family transcriptional regulator, with the protein MQDFDLRDLDAFVAVARTRNFRRAALESRVSVSSLSQRLRDMEERLGVRLMNRTTRSVALTEAGELLLARVAPAMVNVADAITEVRGLRAEPSGRLRINAPPPAIDLVLAPMIAPFLARYPQVDLDIVAESAFVDIVAQGFDAGVRYGEHLAQDMVAVPLGAPQRYAVVASSEYVAKHGRPMQPKDLLTHACIRTRFSNGVIFDWEFEKSGRVVKISPPAKLIATHLGLALRAVHDGVGYWATFEGYVRYGVKSGALVSVLDDWCPPFDGPFLYYPSRRQPPPALAAFVAFVADWRKQARRTRKSS; encoded by the coding sequence ATGCAGGATTTCGACCTTCGCGACCTCGACGCCTTCGTGGCGGTGGCACGCACCCGCAACTTCCGGCGCGCCGCGCTGGAGAGCCGCGTCTCGGTCTCGAGCCTCAGCCAGCGCCTGCGCGACATGGAGGAGCGGCTCGGCGTCCGCCTGATGAACCGCACCACCCGCAGCGTCGCGCTGACCGAGGCCGGCGAACTGCTGCTCGCCCGGGTCGCGCCGGCGATGGTCAACGTCGCCGATGCGATCACCGAGGTCCGCGGTCTGCGCGCCGAGCCGTCGGGGCGCCTGCGCATCAACGCGCCGCCGCCCGCGATCGACCTCGTGCTGGCGCCGATGATCGCGCCGTTCCTCGCCAGATATCCGCAGGTCGATCTGGACATCGTCGCCGAGAGCGCCTTCGTCGACATCGTCGCGCAGGGCTTCGACGCCGGCGTGCGCTATGGCGAGCATCTGGCCCAGGATATGGTGGCGGTCCCGCTGGGCGCGCCGCAGCGCTACGCGGTGGTGGCGTCGAGCGAGTATGTCGCAAAGCACGGCCGGCCGATGCAGCCGAAGGATTTGCTGACGCATGCCTGTATCCGCACCCGCTTCAGCAACGGCGTGATCTTCGATTGGGAGTTCGAGAAGAGCGGACGCGTGGTGAAGATTTCGCCGCCGGCCAAGCTGATTGCGACGCATCTCGGTCTCGCGCTGCGTGCGGTCCACGATGGCGTCGGCTACTGGGCGACGTTCGAGGGCTATGTCCGCTACGGCGTGAAGTCCGGCGCGCTCGTCAGCGTGCTCGATGACTGGTGCCCGCCGTTCGACGGGCCGTTCCTGTACTATCCAAGCCGGCGCCAGCCGCCGCCCGCGCTCGCTGCCTTCGTGGCGTTCGTCGCCGACTGGCGCAAGCAGGCGCGGCGGACGAGGAAGTCGAGCTAG
- the fabA gene encoding 3-hydroxyacyl-[acyl-carrier-protein] dehydratase FabA, with protein MLDRRGGYEYEDLLACGRGELFGPGNAQLPLPPMLMFDRISEISETGGEFGKGLVRAELEVKPDLWFFGCHFKNDPVMPGCLGLDAMWQMVGFFLGWIGGEGRGRALGLGELKFSGQVLPHARKVVYNIDIKRVMRSKLVLGIADGWLSMDDEIIYRAKDLKVGLFKQGTAPS; from the coding sequence ATGCTGGATCGGCGCGGCGGTTACGAATACGAGGATTTGCTGGCTTGCGGGCGGGGCGAGCTTTTTGGTCCCGGCAATGCCCAGTTGCCGTTGCCGCCGATGCTGATGTTCGATCGCATCAGCGAGATCTCGGAGACCGGCGGCGAGTTCGGCAAGGGCCTGGTGCGCGCCGAGCTCGAAGTGAAACCGGATCTCTGGTTCTTCGGCTGCCATTTCAAGAACGATCCGGTGATGCCGGGCTGCCTCGGCCTCGATGCCATGTGGCAAATGGTCGGCTTTTTCCTTGGCTGGATTGGCGGCGAAGGTCGCGGCCGCGCGCTCGGTCTCGGCGAGCTGAAGTTCTCCGGACAGGTGCTGCCGCACGCGCGCAAGGTTGTGTACAACATCGATATCAAGCGCGTGATGCGGTCAAAGCTCGTGCTCGGAATCGCCGACGGGTGGCTTTCCATGGACGACGAGATTATTTATCGCGCCAAGGACTTGAAGGTCGGATTGTTCAAGCAGGGCACGGCGCCATCTTGA
- a CDS encoding GNAT family N-acetyltransferase, whose translation MALPTIRPGRPDEYDEIARIWMESWTSTGLTPRSDGLLNDLRARLPREIAGGWSLFVADDRGTIAAMLALHLPTSLLDQLMVAPSHQGKSLGRELLAFTRRQMPDEIWLKCVRENEKAWRWYEREGFVFEKEAPNPVTGFMMKHYRWRREHRKQEVKP comes from the coding sequence ATGGCCCTGCCGACAATCCGCCCTGGCCGCCCCGACGAGTACGACGAGATCGCGCGCATCTGGATGGAGAGCTGGACCTCGACCGGGCTCACTCCACGCAGCGACGGGCTGCTGAACGATCTACGCGCACGCCTGCCGCGCGAGATCGCCGGCGGCTGGAGCCTGTTCGTTGCCGACGATCGCGGCACCATCGCCGCCATGCTGGCGCTGCATTTGCCGACCTCGCTGCTCGACCAGTTGATGGTCGCGCCAAGCCATCAGGGCAAGAGCCTCGGACGCGAGCTGCTCGCCTTCACGCGCCGGCAAATGCCCGACGAGATCTGGCTGAAATGCGTCCGCGAGAACGAGAAAGCCTGGCGCTGGTACGAGCGCGAAGGTTTTGTGTTCGAGAAGGAAGCACCCAATCCGGTCACCGGCTTCATGATGAAGCACTATCGGTGGAGGCGGGAGCACCGCAAACAAGAGGTCAAACCATGA
- a CDS encoding aldo/keto reductase gives MDTRKLGSTGPSVSQLGLGCMGMSDFYGPADRNESIATIHAALDAGITLLDTGDFYGMGHNEMLIGEALKSRSRDNLQISVKFGALRDRNYGFLGYDSRPAAAKNFVAYSLQRLGVDHIDIYRPARLDPNVPIEDTIGAMADMIKAGWIRHIGLSEVGSDTIRRAHKVHPIADLQIEYSLISRGIESDILKTCRELGIGVTAYGVLARGLISGHWSKDHAGAKDFRLMSPRFQAGNIDANLALADRLRGIAGEIGASPAQVAIAWVAAQGTDIVPLVGARRRERLTEALGARDVKLTAAHLAALAEAFPPGAAAGGRYPEEHLRHMDSEKPATTS, from the coding sequence ATGGACACACGCAAACTCGGCTCCACCGGCCCGAGCGTCTCGCAGCTCGGCCTCGGCTGCATGGGCATGTCGGACTTCTACGGCCCCGCCGACCGCAACGAGAGCATCGCCACCATCCACGCCGCGCTCGATGCCGGCATCACGCTGCTCGACACCGGCGACTTCTACGGCATGGGCCACAACGAAATGCTGATCGGCGAGGCGCTGAAGAGCCGAAGCCGCGACAATCTGCAGATCAGCGTCAAGTTCGGCGCGCTGCGCGATCGCAATTACGGCTTCCTCGGCTACGACAGCCGGCCTGCGGCCGCGAAGAATTTCGTCGCCTATTCGCTACAACGGCTCGGCGTCGACCACATCGATATCTACCGCCCGGCCCGGCTCGATCCCAATGTGCCGATCGAGGACACGATCGGCGCGATGGCCGACATGATCAAGGCCGGCTGGATCCGGCATATCGGCCTGTCCGAGGTCGGCTCCGACACCATCCGCCGCGCCCACAAGGTGCACCCGATCGCCGATCTGCAGATCGAATATTCGCTGATCTCGCGCGGCATCGAGAGCGACATCCTGAAGACCTGCCGCGAGCTCGGGATCGGCGTCACCGCCTATGGCGTGCTGGCGCGCGGGCTGATCAGCGGACACTGGTCGAAGGACCATGCCGGCGCCAAGGATTTCCGCCTGATGAGCCCGCGCTTCCAGGCCGGCAACATCGACGCCAATTTGGCGCTGGCGGACCGGCTGCGCGGCATCGCCGGCGAGATCGGCGCCTCTCCTGCGCAGGTCGCGATCGCCTGGGTCGCGGCCCAGGGCACCGACATCGTGCCGCTGGTCGGCGCGCGGCGCCGCGAGCGGTTGACCGAGGCACTCGGCGCGCGCGATGTGAAACTGACCGCGGCGCATCTCGCCGCGCTGGCAGAGGCATTTCCGCCCGGCGCGGCCGCAGGCGGACGCTATCCGGAGGAGCACCTCCGGCACATGGACAGCGAAAAGCCCGCGACCACGTCCTAG
- a CDS encoding glutathione S-transferase family protein, which yields MIKLYWSPRSRSFSAIWLLEESGLPYERVLTDISTGAQKSKEFLEINPMGKVPALTDGDAKLAEAAAICAYIADRYPETRLAPATTDPKRARYLQWLFFSPSCIEPALIQLFTKLEVPTSTAAWGSAAQVFDVLDAELQKGPWILGDQFSAADIAIGAGLNFAVRVFKMVPPRPAFDAYIDRCVARPAFQRAEKIAAG from the coding sequence ATGATCAAGCTTTACTGGTCGCCGCGCTCGCGCTCGTTCTCCGCCATCTGGCTGCTGGAGGAGAGCGGCCTGCCTTACGAACGAGTGCTGACCGATATCAGCACCGGTGCGCAGAAGTCGAAGGAGTTTCTCGAGATCAACCCGATGGGCAAGGTGCCGGCGCTGACCGACGGCGACGCGAAGCTCGCCGAGGCGGCGGCGATCTGCGCCTACATCGCCGACCGCTATCCCGAGACCAGGCTCGCGCCCGCCACGACCGATCCGAAGCGTGCACGCTATCTGCAATGGCTGTTCTTCTCGCCGAGCTGCATCGAGCCAGCGCTGATCCAGCTGTTCACCAAGCTCGAGGTGCCGACCAGCACCGCGGCATGGGGCAGCGCGGCACAGGTGTTCGACGTGCTCGACGCGGAATTGCAGAAGGGGCCGTGGATTCTCGGCGATCAGTTCTCCGCCGCCGACATCGCGATCGGCGCCGGACTGAACTTCGCCGTGCGGGTGTTCAAGATGGTGCCGCCGCGGCCGGCGTTCGATGCCTATATCGATCGCTGCGTGGCGCGGCCGGCGTTCCAGCGCGCGGAGAAGATCGCGGCAGGGTGA
- a CDS encoding superoxide dismutase, translating to MSPISRRHLMLAATTAAAVAAAPRLALAQTAAQAPAGPFKVDPLTYPTNALEPHIDAKTMEIHHDRHHQAYVTNLNTFAKDHPQIAEKPVTDVLANLGGVPDAIRTGVRNNMGGHANHTMFWQIMGPNGGKPDGEVLSAIDRDLGGMEKFQTDFNAAGGRVFGSGWVFVTVTKDGKLAIETRPNQDNPIMDGKRALLGNDVWEHAYYLTYQNRRPDYLKAWWNTVNWKAVAERYAAAKAGTLGV from the coding sequence ATGTCACCGATATCCCGACGCCATCTCATGCTTGCGGCAACCACGGCTGCCGCGGTCGCGGCGGCGCCACGCCTCGCGCTGGCCCAGACCGCTGCGCAAGCTCCAGCCGGACCCTTCAAGGTCGATCCGTTGACCTATCCAACCAATGCGCTGGAGCCGCATATCGATGCCAAGACGATGGAGATCCATCACGACCGGCATCACCAGGCCTATGTCACCAACCTCAACACTTTCGCCAAGGATCATCCGCAGATCGCCGAGAAGCCGGTCACCGACGTGCTCGCCAATCTCGGCGGCGTGCCGGACGCGATCCGCACCGGCGTGCGCAACAACATGGGCGGCCACGCCAACCACACGATGTTCTGGCAGATCATGGGACCGAATGGCGGCAAGCCCGACGGCGAGGTGCTGTCGGCGATCGACCGCGATCTCGGCGGCATGGAGAAATTCCAGACCGATTTCAACGCTGCCGGTGGGCGCGTGTTCGGCTCCGGATGGGTGTTCGTCACCGTCACCAAGGATGGCAAGCTCGCGATCGAGACGCGGCCCAACCAGGACAATCCGATCATGGACGGCAAGCGCGCGCTGCTCGGCAACGACGTCTGGGAGCACGCCTATTACCTGACCTATCAGAACCGCCGGCCGGATTACCTCAAGGCGTGGTGGAACACGGTGAACTGGAAAGCCGTGGCCGAGCGTTATGCGGCAGCCAAGGCCGGCACGCTCGGCGTATGA
- a CDS encoding D-glycerate dehydrogenase — protein MSVKKKPLVVVTRKLPDSIETRMRELFDARLNLDDTPMTPEQIAEAARTADVLVPTVTDMIGEDVVNQPDCKLKMIANFGNGVDNIDVAAAHARGITVTNTPKVLTEDTADMTMALILAVPRRMIEGASILTEGKQHWAGWSPTWMLGHRIGGKRLGIIGMGRIGQAVARRARAFGLQIHYHNRRPVAPMIADELGATYWESLDQMLARMDIISVNCPHTPATYHLLSARRLKLIRKEAYIVNTARGGVIDEDTLIKLIEAGEVGGAGLDVYEHEPAVNPKLVRLARAGKVTLLPHMGSATIEGRVEMGEKVIINIRTFLDAHKPPDRVLPSML, from the coding sequence ATGTCGGTGAAGAAAAAGCCTCTCGTCGTCGTCACCCGCAAGCTGCCGGACTCGATCGAGACCCGGATGCGCGAGCTGTTCGATGCCCGATTGAATCTCGACGACACGCCGATGACGCCGGAGCAGATCGCCGAGGCGGCGAGGACGGCCGACGTGCTGGTGCCGACGGTCACCGACATGATCGGCGAGGACGTCGTCAACCAGCCCGATTGCAAGCTGAAGATGATCGCCAATTTCGGCAACGGCGTCGACAATATCGACGTCGCGGCGGCGCATGCCCGCGGCATCACGGTGACCAACACGCCGAAGGTGCTGACCGAGGACACCGCCGATATGACCATGGCGCTGATCCTTGCGGTGCCGCGGCGGATGATCGAGGGCGCCTCGATCCTGACCGAAGGCAAGCAGCACTGGGCCGGCTGGTCGCCGACCTGGATGCTCGGCCACCGCATCGGCGGCAAGCGGCTCGGCATCATCGGCATGGGCCGCATCGGCCAGGCGGTGGCGCGCCGCGCCCGCGCCTTCGGCCTCCAGATCCACTATCACAACCGCCGCCCGGTCGCGCCCATGATCGCCGACGAACTCGGCGCGACCTATTGGGAGAGCCTCGACCAGATGCTGGCGCGGATGGACATCATCTCCGTGAACTGCCCGCACACGCCGGCCACCTATCATCTGCTGTCGGCGCGGCGGCTCAAGCTGATCCGCAAGGAGGCCTATATCGTCAACACCGCGCGCGGCGGGGTGATCGACGAGGACACGCTGATCAAGCTGATCGAAGCCGGCGAAGTCGGCGGCGCGGGCCTCGACGTCTATGAGCACGAGCCGGCGGTCAATCCGAAGCTGGTGCGGCTCGCCAGGGCCGGCAAGGTGACGCTGCTGCCGCATATGGGCTCGGCCACCATCGAGGGCCGCGTCGAGATGGGCGAGAAGGTGATCATCAACATCCGTACCTTCCTCGACGCCCACAAGCCACCGGATCGCGTGCTGCCAAGCATGCTGTAG
- the irrA gene encoding iron response transcriptional regulator IrrA — protein MNEEVSAVNDDAVHPAARGAGHHPALTGCPWHDVNEMLQSAGLRPTRQRMALGWLLFGKGARHLTAEMLYEEATLAKVPVSLATVYNTLNQLTDAGLLRQVSVDGTKTYFDTNVSTHHHFYLEHNHELVDIPDPNLVLSKMPDVPDGYEISRVDMVVRLRKKR, from the coding sequence ATGAACGAGGAAGTATCGGCTGTGAACGATGATGCTGTGCACCCGGCTGCCCGGGGCGCTGGGCATCACCCTGCCCTGACCGGCTGCCCGTGGCATGACGTCAACGAGATGTTGCAATCTGCCGGTCTCCGGCCGACGCGCCAGCGCATGGCGTTGGGCTGGCTGCTGTTCGGCAAGGGTGCCCGCCACCTGACCGCGGAAATGCTGTACGAGGAAGCCACGCTGGCCAAGGTTCCGGTGTCGCTGGCGACCGTCTACAACACGCTCAACCAGCTGACCGATGCCGGCCTGCTGCGGCAGGTCTCGGTCGACGGCACCAAGACCTATTTCGACACCAACGTGTCGACCCATCATCACTTCTATCTCGAGCACAACCACGAGCTGGTCGACATTCCCGACCCGAACCTCGTGCTCTCGAAGATGCCCGACGTGCCGGACGGCTACGAGATTTCCCGCGTCGACATGGTCGTGCGGCTGCGCAAGAAGCGCTGA
- a CDS encoding molybdopterin-synthase adenylyltransferase MoeB: MLSADELERYARHIVLREVGGPGQNALKQSSVLVIGAGGLGAPVLMYLAAAGVGRLGVVDDDVVSLSNLQRQIIHTTSDIGKHKVDSAAAQIHALNPHVTFEAHPMRLDADNAMALISNYDLVLDGSDNFETRYLVADACFLAKRPLITAALGQFDGSLTTIRAHEKNAQGVFNPTYRCLFPEAPPPGTVPACAEAGVMGALAGLMGSMMALEAIREIVGFGEGLVGRLLMVDARAMRFETLRYARDPQNPLNGDAAVITDLSGHR; encoded by the coding sequence ATGCTGAGTGCCGACGAGCTCGAACGCTATGCCCGCCACATCGTGCTGCGCGAGGTGGGTGGCCCCGGCCAGAACGCGCTGAAGCAATCCTCAGTGCTGGTGATCGGCGCCGGCGGCCTCGGCGCGCCGGTGCTGATGTATCTGGCGGCCGCGGGTGTCGGCCGGCTCGGCGTGGTCGATGACGACGTCGTCTCGCTCTCCAATTTGCAGCGCCAGATCATCCACACCACGTCCGACATCGGCAAGCACAAGGTCGACAGCGCGGCGGCGCAGATTCATGCGCTCAATCCGCATGTGACTTTCGAAGCGCATCCAATGCGGCTCGATGCGGACAATGCGATGGCGCTGATTTCAAACTACGATCTCGTGCTCGACGGCTCCGACAATTTCGAGACCCGCTATCTCGTCGCCGATGCCTGCTTCCTGGCGAAGCGGCCGCTGATTACGGCGGCGCTCGGGCAGTTCGACGGCTCGCTGACCACGATCCGCGCCCATGAGAAGAATGCGCAAGGCGTGTTCAACCCGACCTATCGCTGCCTGTTCCCGGAGGCGCCGCCGCCGGGCACGGTGCCGGCCTGCGCCGAGGCCGGCGTGATGGGGGCGCTGGCCGGCCTCATGGGATCGATGATGGCGCTGGAGGCGATCCGCGAGATCGTCGGCTTCGGCGAAGGCCTGGTCGGCCGCCTGCTGATGGTGGATGCGCGCGCGATGCGGTTCGAGACCCTGCGCTACGCGCGCGATCCGCAGAACCCGCTCAATGGCGATGCTGCCGTGATCACCGACCTGAGCGGGCATCGGTGA
- the fabB gene encoding beta-ketoacyl-ACP synthase I encodes MRRVVITGMGIVSSIGNNTQEVLASLYEAKSGISRAEKAAELGFRSQVHGAPTLNPAEVIDRRAMRFLAEGAAWNHVAMEQAIRDAGLEENEVSNIRTGIIMGSGGPSTRTLVEAADIARAKGPKRVGPFAVPKGMSSTASATLATWFKIKGVNYSISSACATSNHCIGNAYETIQIGKQDIIFAGGCEELDWTLSVLFDAMGAMSSKYNDTPATASRPYDVSRDGFVIAGGAGVVVLEELEHAKARGARIYGEVVGYGATSDGYDMVAPSGEGAERCMRMAMSTVNTPVDYINPHATSTPAGDPPEIEAIRKVFGTGDKCPPISATKALTGHSLGATGVQEAIYSLLMLNNGFVCESAHITELDPVFADMPIVRKRIDNAKLTTVLSNSFGFGGTNATLVFRRLDA; translated from the coding sequence ATGAGGCGGGTTGTCATCACGGGGATGGGCATTGTCTCGTCCATCGGTAACAACACCCAGGAAGTGCTTGCGAGCCTCTACGAGGCGAAGTCGGGCATTTCGCGTGCGGAGAAGGCCGCCGAGCTCGGCTTCCGTTCGCAGGTGCACGGTGCGCCGACGCTCAACCCCGCCGAGGTGATCGATCGCCGCGCGATGCGGTTCCTGGCCGAAGGTGCGGCGTGGAATCACGTTGCGATGGAACAGGCGATCCGCGACGCCGGCCTCGAGGAGAACGAGGTCTCCAACATCCGAACCGGCATCATCATGGGATCCGGCGGGCCGTCGACCCGCACGCTGGTGGAGGCCGCCGATATCGCGCGCGCCAAGGGCCCGAAGCGCGTCGGCCCGTTCGCAGTGCCGAAGGGCATGTCCTCGACGGCGTCGGCGACGCTCGCGACCTGGTTCAAGATCAAGGGCGTCAACTACTCGATCTCCTCGGCCTGCGCGACGTCGAACCATTGCATCGGCAACGCCTATGAGACGATCCAGATCGGCAAGCAGGACATCATCTTCGCCGGCGGCTGCGAAGAGCTCGACTGGACGCTGTCGGTGCTGTTCGACGCCATGGGCGCGATGTCCTCGAAATACAACGACACGCCGGCCACCGCCTCGCGTCCCTACGACGTCAGCCGCGACGGTTTCGTGATCGCCGGCGGCGCGGGCGTCGTGGTGCTGGAAGAGCTCGAGCACGCCAAGGCGCGCGGCGCGCGGATTTACGGCGAGGTCGTCGGCTACGGCGCGACCTCCGACGGCTACGACATGGTGGCGCCGTCGGGCGAGGGCGCCGAGCGCTGCATGCGGATGGCGATGTCGACCGTCAACACGCCGGTCGACTACATCAACCCGCATGCCACCTCGACACCGGCCGGCGATCCGCCGGAGATCGAGGCGATCCGCAAGGTGTTCGGCACCGGCGACAAGTGTCCGCCGATCTCGGCGACCAAGGCGCTGACCGGCCATTCGCTCGGCGCCACCGGCGTGCAGGAAGCGATCTATTCGCTGTTGATGCTGAACAACGGCTTCGTCTGCGAGAGCGCGCACATCACCGAACTCGATCCCGTGTTCGCCGACATGCCGATCGTGCGCAAGCGCATCGACAACGCCAAGCTGACGACCGTGCTGTCGAACTCGTTCGGCTTCGGCGGCACCAACGCCACGCTGGTGTTCAGGCGGCTCGACGCGTGA
- a CDS encoding SH3 domain-containing protein: MVWRLGSLVALVGSMLSASVMPGHTAKDLSPTTSGLPIPRYVSLKSDHVNVRGGPTKDNDVAWVYTRSGLPVEITAEFENWRRVRDSEGAEGWVYHSLLSGRRTAVVTMKNKDDLASLYDRPDATSAVVARLQAGVVAQVKKCANNWCRVTGNGFDGWIEQQRLWGVYADEKVD; the protein is encoded by the coding sequence ATGGTGTGGCGTTTGGGTTCGTTGGTGGCGCTGGTCGGAAGCATGCTGAGTGCGTCGGTCATGCCGGGACACACCGCCAAGGATTTGAGCCCCACCACCAGCGGCCTGCCGATCCCGCGCTATGTCAGCCTGAAATCCGATCATGTGAACGTCAGGGGCGGCCCGACCAAGGATAACGACGTCGCCTGGGTCTACACCCGCTCGGGGCTGCCGGTCGAAATCACCGCCGAGTTCGAGAACTGGCGCCGGGTGCGCGATTCCGAAGGCGCCGAGGGCTGGGTCTATCACTCGCTGCTGTCGGGCCGCCGCACCGCCGTCGTCACGATGAAGAACAAGGACGACCTGGCTTCGCTCTATGATCGGCCGGACGCCACCAGCGCCGTCGTGGCCCGCCTCCAGGCCGGTGTCGTCGCGCAGGTCAAGAAATGCGCCAACAACTGGTGCCGCGTCACCGGCAACGGGTTCGACGGCTGGATCGAGCAGCAGCGCCTCTGGGGCGTCTATGCCGACGAGAAGGTGGACTGA
- the fabV gene encoding enoyl-ACP reductase FabV — MIIEPRVRGFICTTAHPVGCATNVREQIAYVLKQGPVADCPKRVAVLGCSTGYGLASRIVATFAGGADTIGVSLEREPSEKRSASAGWYNNRAFEIEAEKIGRSPLTLEGDAFSDELKKTFIERVREKFGQLDMLVYSMAAPVRTDPDTGKTYRSVIKPLGAPIEIKTLDTETGEVFQTTLEPANEEQTAATVAVMGGDDWKRWIDQLADAGVLAPGFRTLNYTYIGSELTWPIYWNGTLGRAKVDLDSKAEAIRGRLGADAARVVALKAVVTQASSAIPVVPLYGTVLFKVMKQLGLHEGCIEQIDRLFRTRLGKDVALDDAQRIRVDDWELSPEVQTEVSRRWPLLTTETLGELADLGEYKSQFLRLFGFGIDGVDYTQDVDPRVVPG, encoded by the coding sequence ATGATTATTGAACCGCGCGTGCGAGGCTTCATCTGCACCACGGCACATCCCGTCGGCTGCGCCACGAATGTCCGTGAGCAGATCGCTTACGTTCTCAAGCAGGGGCCGGTCGCCGACTGTCCCAAGCGCGTCGCCGTGCTCGGCTGCTCGACGGGCTACGGCCTTGCGAGCCGCATCGTCGCGACCTTTGCCGGCGGCGCCGATACGATCGGCGTGTCGCTGGAGCGCGAGCCTTCGGAAAAGAGAAGCGCCAGCGCCGGCTGGTACAACAACCGTGCGTTCGAGATCGAGGCCGAGAAGATCGGACGCTCGCCGCTGACGCTGGAGGGCGACGCCTTCTCCGACGAGCTGAAGAAAACCTTCATCGAGCGCGTGCGCGAAAAGTTCGGCCAGCTCGACATGCTGGTCTACAGCATGGCCGCACCGGTCCGCACCGATCCCGACACCGGCAAGACCTATCGCTCGGTCATCAAGCCGCTCGGCGCCCCCATTGAGATCAAGACGCTCGACACCGAGACCGGCGAAGTGTTCCAGACCACGCTCGAGCCGGCGAACGAGGAACAGACCGCGGCCACCGTCGCTGTGATGGGTGGCGATGACTGGAAGCGCTGGATCGACCAGCTCGCCGACGCCGGTGTGCTGGCGCCGGGTTTCCGGACGCTCAACTACACCTATATCGGCAGCGAGCTGACCTGGCCGATCTACTGGAACGGCACGCTTGGCCGCGCCAAGGTCGATCTCGACAGCAAGGCGGAAGCAATCCGCGGACGGCTCGGCGCGGACGCCGCCCGTGTCGTGGCGCTGAAGGCCGTGGTGACCCAGGCGAGCTCGGCGATTCCGGTGGTGCCGCTCTATGGCACGGTGCTGTTCAAGGTCATGAAGCAGCTCGGGCTCCACGAAGGCTGCATCGAGCAGATCGACCGCCTGTTCCGTACCCGCCTCGGCAAGGACGTCGCGCTCGATGACGCGCAGCGCATCAGGGTCGACGACTGGGAGCTGTCGCCCGAGGTGCAGACGGAAGTGTCGCGGCGCTGGCCGCTGCTCACCACCGAGACGCTCGGCGAGCTGGCCGATCTCGGCGAATACAAGAGCCAGTTCCTGCGCCTGTTCGGCTTCGGCATCGACGGCGTCGACTACACCCAGGATGTCGATCCGCGCGTCGTCCCGGGTTAA